A single region of the Streptomyces vilmorinianum genome encodes:
- a CDS encoding AraC family transcriptional regulator — translation MDEARQEIDARYYANFMDVIERQERPFAARFDTVDLGPLVIGDLSCGADVRMRFGELGAFHVNAPLSGTMELRQGGRAPVLATPAEAVVLDPSGDTFLDRWSGDCRALSVKIDAAALRERLERLIGRPPHGALAFEPRLDITRGPGLSWVRLARQVAHEALAGDSLAHHPLVAAPLQEALLNGLLLAAEHPWREELAHPGEPLRPAPVKRVMDAVRARPEHPFTTTELAGLARVGVRRLQESFREHVGMSPMAYVRDVRLERVHEELRGAAPDELSVSEVAWRWGFAHHGRFAAQYRTRFGETPSQTLRSTR, via the coding sequence GTGGACGAGGCGCGGCAGGAGATCGACGCGCGGTACTACGCCAACTTCATGGACGTCATCGAGCGGCAGGAACGTCCCTTCGCCGCCCGGTTCGACACGGTGGACCTGGGGCCGCTGGTCATCGGCGACCTGTCCTGCGGGGCGGACGTGCGGATGCGCTTCGGCGAGCTCGGGGCGTTCCACGTCAACGCCCCGCTGTCGGGGACGATGGAACTGCGGCAGGGCGGCCGCGCCCCGGTGCTGGCGACGCCGGCCGAGGCGGTGGTGCTCGATCCCTCGGGGGACACCTTCCTGGACCGCTGGAGCGGGGACTGCCGGGCCCTCTCCGTCAAGATCGACGCGGCCGCGCTCCGCGAACGCCTGGAGCGCCTCATCGGGCGGCCGCCGCATGGCGCCCTCGCCTTCGAGCCGCGTCTGGACATCACGCGCGGCCCCGGCCTGAGCTGGGTGCGCCTCGCCCGGCAGGTGGCGCACGAGGCGCTTGCCGGGGACAGCCTGGCCCACCATCCTCTGGTCGCCGCACCCCTGCAGGAGGCGCTGCTCAACGGGCTGCTCCTGGCCGCCGAGCACCCCTGGCGCGAGGAGCTCGCCCACCCGGGGGAGCCGCTGCGCCCGGCGCCCGTCAAGCGCGTGATGGACGCGGTGCGGGCCCGCCCGGAGCACCCGTTCACCACCACCGAGCTCGCCGGCCTGGCCAGGGTCGGCGTGCGCCGGCTGCAGGAGTCGTTCCGCGAGCACGTGGGCATGTCACCCATGGCGTACGTACGGGACGTCCGTCTCGAACGGGTCCATGAGGAGCTGCGGGGCGCCGCGCCCGACGAGCTGAGCGTGAGCGAGGTGGCCTGGCGCTGGGGGTTCGCGCACCACGGGAGGTTCGCGGCGCAGTACCGGACCCGGTTCGGCGAGACGCCCTCGCAGACGCTGCGCTCGACGCGGTGA
- a CDS encoding TerD family protein: MTAMTPGSNIPLSAARVAVDVAAPVRLDVSGLLLTADGKVRSDADFIFYNQPSGPGVTYRSGGGAAPDAILVDTGAVPPGIEKIVVTASPDAAGQTFQGIEPTATIRNADDGQVLATFTPPRLGTETALVIVEIYLRNGAWKARAVGQGYANGLAGIATDFGVSVDEEPAAAPTPVAPPVAPPVAPPVAAPVDPRLAATTPPPPAAAPAAAPVSTGKINLDKGRVSLQKNQTVSLVKGGRPLLSQVKMGLGWEPAYRGKDIDLDASVIAYGPQRNHLDSCYFGKLSILNGAIKHSGDNLTGEGAGDDEVIVVDLGRLPADATGLVFTVNSFSGQKFTEVAKAYCRLIDAASGEELVRFDLTTAEPQTGVMMAKLIKQFSGEWEMTAMGEFVKSRTVRGMVKPAAQAL; this comes from the coding sequence ATGACCGCTATGACCCCCGGCTCGAACATCCCTCTGTCCGCCGCGCGCGTGGCGGTGGACGTCGCCGCTCCGGTGCGGCTCGACGTCTCGGGCCTGCTGCTCACCGCCGACGGCAAGGTGCGCTCGGACGCCGACTTCATCTTCTACAACCAGCCCTCCGGCCCCGGTGTGACCTACCGCTCCGGCGGCGGGGCGGCTCCGGACGCGATCCTGGTGGACACCGGCGCGGTGCCGCCCGGCATCGAGAAGATCGTCGTCACCGCGAGCCCCGACGCGGCCGGCCAGACGTTCCAGGGCATCGAGCCCACGGCGACGATCCGCAACGCCGACGACGGCCAGGTCCTCGCCACCTTCACCCCGCCGCGGCTCGGTACGGAGACGGCGCTGGTGATCGTGGAGATCTACCTCAGGAACGGCGCCTGGAAGGCGCGTGCCGTGGGCCAGGGGTACGCGAACGGGCTCGCGGGCATCGCGACCGACTTCGGCGTCTCGGTGGACGAGGAGCCCGCGGCCGCCCCCACTCCCGTGGCACCTCCTGTGGCGCCTCCCGTGGCGCCTCCGGTCGCCGCCCCCGTCGACCCGCGGCTCGCCGCGACCACGCCCCCGCCGCCCGCCGCCGCGCCGGCCGCCGCCCCGGTCTCCACCGGAAAGATCAACCTGGACAAGGGCCGGGTCAGCCTGCAGAAGAACCAGACCGTGTCGCTGGTCAAGGGCGGCCGCCCGCTGCTCTCCCAGGTCAAGATGGGCCTCGGCTGGGAGCCCGCGTACCGCGGCAAGGACATCGACCTCGACGCCTCGGTCATCGCCTACGGCCCCCAGCGCAACCACCTGGACAGCTGCTACTTCGGCAAGCTCTCGATCCTGAACGGCGCGATCAAGCACTCCGGCGACAATCTGACCGGCGAGGGCGCGGGCGACGACGAGGTCATCGTCGTCGACCTCGGCCGTCTCCCGGCGGACGCCACCGGCCTGGTCTTCACGGTCAACTCGTTCTCCGGCCAGAAGTTCACCGAGGTCGCCAAGGCCTACTGCCGGCTGATCGACGCCGCGAGCGGCGAGGAGCTGGTCCGCTTCGACCTGACCACGGCCGAGCCGCAGACGGGCGTGATGATGGCCAAGCTCATCAAGCAGTTCTCCGGCGAGTGGGAGATGACCGCGATGGGCGAGTTCGTGAAGTCCCGGACGGTCCGCGGCATGGTGAAGCCGGCTGCCCAGGCGCTCTGA